In Nerophis lumbriciformis linkage group LG01, RoL_Nlum_v2.1, whole genome shotgun sequence, the genomic stretch GACAAAATGAGCTCCAGCAGTGAAACCCAATCTTTCACGAGGCGCATTTGAATGAAGTTGCTGCTTCTTCGAAATGTTGTCtttcaacttctatgctagtgCTGGCCATatttttcaaatatgttttattcTTTTGGGCTCCACTTACAACAATGTGACGGAGAAGCACAACAGTGATTGGACATTATGTCGTGGGGGAGGGCCTTTCACCACCACGGACAATCCCGTTCAGATAAATGCAAAGTATACTTTGGGATGGACAAAAATCCTAAAAACCTTACATTTCGGCATGAATATTACTCCTCAAagtattggctttatttataTTTGGGAGGATTGCAAACCGTACACTAGTACTCCCAAGTTGTTAGTTTTACATGTAATGACTGCCAAAACCGAGTAAAATGTACGATCTATTTAAAGGTGATATTTGGTACCTGCGCTGGCTGTCCGTCAGCGTGATGCCCTGCGACGTCACCTTGAACTGGACTACGGTGGCGGCGGGACGAGGGCTGCGGCCCAGTGTCGCATCTGTTGCCTTGGCGATGGCCTGAGGGCCGGTCAGAGACTCCGTTTCCACAGAGTTCAGGTAGAGGACGTTGCAGGCTGAGGATTAACGATGAGTCGGTCAAATGAACAACGAGACGGCATCCCTCTCCCCTGTAATCACAATTCTAGAGCATACAGACTGCACTCACCTGCTCCTTGCTTGAGGAGGTCAGCGGCGGTGCTGATGTTGCTCACTGGCTGAAGCTCCTGCACGTCTCCTATCAGATCTGACAACATGGAGACCACCATGACTTGATGTCAGAAAAAGGTGCATACACTGTAACGATTCACAAGTTAGACTTTTGAAGCCTGCTGACCTTTTTCGAGGATCTTCAGTGCACAGGGCAAAGAGATGGGCGTGATGGAGTGCTGGTAGACTAATGCAGACAGACTCCCTACAAATGCACATAAACAATCATGTCACATGCTagttatacactgcaaaaagttagtgttcaaaaacaagaaaaaaaaatacaaaaatgaggggtattttatttgaactaagcaaaattatctgccaatagaacaagaaaattcggcttgtcaagactttccaaaacaagtaaaattagcttacCTCTAACCACTAAGGTAGcttcaaactttaaaaaaatggccATGCAACCAGCAGAACGTAAGACGTGAAattaataagtagattaataagagaggataatataacaacaactgttggtgtgtcagcatcgaCAGTGAGTACACGACAAGGAGGGCGGCTCCATCCATAAATTGGTGATATCCATACCaaaggtacactgcaaaaagtcagtgttcaaaaacaagtaaaaaaaaaaagaaaaaaactaaaattaggggcattttacttgaactaagcaaaattatctgccaatagaacaagaaaatttggcttgtcaagactttccaaaacaagtcaaattagctaacctcaatgaaccccaaaataccttaaaataagtatattctcactaataacaagtgcacttttcttggtagaaaaaaattagacctttttgctcaatatgttgacaaatattcttaaatgaagtaaatgctagtgccattatcttgacataatgatatgcgctcggcataatgattttttttttcatgcttgaagaagttattactttaaaaaagtagttttatactaacacagctttgcaacagttgatattctagtttcaagcatgttttactcaatataggtcatcaaatctcagcaacaagctgtaatatcttactgagatcatttaggaccaaaacccttaaaacaagtaaaacactctaacataaaatctgcttagtgagaagaagtatcttatcagacagaaaataagcaaatatcacccttatttgagatatttcatcttacttagatttcactttttgcagtgtagcttggaTGTTTATACCTAAATCGTAAAGAGGTAATTTGACAatctttgggggaaaaaaatgatttctcTACTTTAAAAACtcaagtttacattttttttaatcataatttgGAGTACAGGTGAAAAGTTGAAAAGGAAAACAAAGCTTTCTTTGACCACATGGTCTTTAGTTGACAAGCAAATTACGCAACACAGCAGCAATAGAACTAATGTTAGAATAGAAATAGAAAGCAAAAACAATACGACAAATGGGGTCCTGAGCTgatgatgtcgtcgtggcttgtgcagccctttcagacaattgtgattaagggctatataaataaactttgattgattgattgaactaacaCGTGGGAGTTTTGCACCAACAGCTGACTAGCGACATTTTCAAAGGGCATGCAGAGTTAtgtagtttgtaaaaaaaaaaaaaaaaaaaatatcaggaGGTTGCTTACAGCCACACCCGTGTATGCAGAAGTTTGCCGCTTCACCCTATCGCGGATCGTAGTTTTCTAAGCATATCCGACGTATTTTTTTCGCATAAATTAAGTACTTTAATGCAAAAAAATTACCAAATATGGGAAAAAATATCAACACTATTGTAGTATTAGCcgctagatcatgggtgtcaaactctggccagcgggccaaaattggcccgccgtgtaatttcacttggcccttgaggcgatatcaaattaacactagagctggcccgccgattatatattgcggcggtgccgcggtaacacccattcaccgctaattctcatacttgccaaccctcccgagagactcccaaatttcagtgcccctcccgaaaatcgtcacgcccgcttttcatccagtccaacgagtgctggcccagtcacataatatgtgcggcttctgcacgcacacacaagtgaatgcaaggcatagttgatcaacagcgatacaggttacactgagggtggccgtataaacaactttaacactgttacaaatatgcgccacactgtgaacccacatcaaacaagaatgacaaacacatttcgggagaacatctgcaccgtaacacaacataaacacaacataacaaatacccagaatcttttgcaacactaattcttccgggacgctacaaggtgtgtgtgtgtgtttgggggggggggagagctagtactgcaaagggttctgggtatttgttctgttgtgtttatgttgtgttacggtgcggatgttctcccgaaatgtgtttgtcattcttgtttggtgtggattcacagtgtggcgtatatttgtaacaatgttaaagttgtttatacggccaccctcaatgtaatctgtatggctgttgatcaagtgtgagttgcattcacgtgtgtgtgcgtacagaagccgcacatatcttgtgactgggccggcactttGTTAAAATGGATGAAAAGCCTTCATCTATGACagatcgtagaggacgttaaaggcagtgcctttaaggcacgcccccaaaactgtgatccgggtggactacgagatataatgactgatgaacaccttcattcgataatgaaggttgcctcagctcaaagcctgagccccgacattaatgaactagcatccaagaaaatatggcaggtatctggcttgggcacatcagattagatcagtgtgttgcaaactgagcagtttaaagtcctgaatggttgttttattcattgttattttattttcaaatgtattagcctgtggaaaaagttaatgttatttacctcagaaggctccaaacagaaaagaggcattcaatttttatttaaattgtatttgatatgccattgatatttttaattattattattattatttgaaactcaattttgcatgtcactataaagttatataagccttgcttgttcaatattcaatgcaaaacttgtttgggtccctattaaaaggttaatttgttcaacctttgttcagttttaaattttggcccactctgtatttgagtttgacacccttgcgctAGATGGAAGAAAAACCAATCAAAGCAAACTGTTTAGTAACATGGCCGCTGATTGACTTTACGAGTATAAATGTGACGATGTGGGTGTTACTACGCTGTTAAAAACctatttaaaagttttttttaaatttgggatgtgaatcttacaactcaCGATTCTATTCCGATTCTTGGAGTGACGATTCGATTCCTATTAGATTCAAAACTATTCTCGCAGTTTATTTGTGGGTATAACAattaaagctcctcttggctgctgacgtacaaCACGTACGAAGTACAGAGATGGCCGCAAAaactatttagggcccgcatgtcccattgtataaggactcccaaagggagtccttatacaatgggacataaggacctattgaatttgtaaggttttattattctttattctttattcttccgccgccactttaaactgtaatttgacccacttaacatgcttcaaaactcaccatatttgacccacacatcaggacctgcgaaaattgccttttttttaaaaaaccgaaccacaaaactcaaaattgcgctctagcgccccctacgaaaaaaaacaactagactgcctgtaactcccactaggaaggtcggagagacatgaaacaaaaacttttatgtaggtgtgacttagacctagatttcataatagtatattctcgggcaaaaatcaacaggaagttggcaattcccccttcaagacaaaaaagtactaaaaacagtcacttttgcctctttgagctgtaatttgacccccttaacatgcttcaaaactcaccgaactgaacacacacatcaggactggcaaaaattgtgatctaataaaaaaacctaaccccaaatctcaaaattgtgctctagcgcaattttttaatgaaacgcacaaaaaactgctcctcggatgacaaacctgcctgtaactctccctgggaaggtcggagagacatgaaacaaaaacctctatgtaggtctcatttagacctacatttcataaattgacaacccctgctattcccccttcaaaacaatttttttgtaaaaaccggtcaccttccttcaaaaactatctcctctgagcgcgtttgtcgtttcggcttcaaactaacacaggagagagattaaacccttgtgtataaaataacagaacagcgttttaatacctgctccggttttgattttatgacccttcaaagacccgctgcgctgatgctgctgcgctgctgtttttttaagatggctgcttaaaagcaggaagcaccaacgtgcccacacaatgcagacaaggtaggtacactagacaaaagtcttgggacacttgagactaaaagtagacaaaagtattgggacacttaggactagcacctgccaaatacgcgggcccgaccaatgctgcttgcagctttaattttagaaATTGATtctcaattttttattattatttatatttaatttctTCAAGAAACGATGAATCAACTTTGAATCGGAATACTTGAAAATTGCGTTTCGGATGTGATTTATCATCCAGCTACTTTTCTTGAGCAACCTTATTTCTTATGCTCTCGCTAAGAAAATATTCgattaataattcctactttaGTAGAAATATTCACCATGGTCGTGCCCAGAAACAATTACCCGTGACAAACAAGGGTTTACTTTACTGTATTTACTTTTACACACCACAGATGGACCTTTATTAGAGTATGGGTGGCCATGGTAGATGTACTTGGAGACAGGATAATAATGTAAGGCTTACCAAAGTACGGCTCATTCTGACAACCTTTAATCTTCACTCCTCGAGGGCCCGTTTCAATGAGGAAGTGTCTCACCAAATGTTCCAGAGGGTCGCCCACTGTAGCGACAGAGTAATACACTGAGATCTCTGCACAACTTTGAGATCAAACAGCAAAGTAAGAACATAATctggttttgttgtttttttttacctttgctGCTGTGGTTGTTGATGTtaggagggggcgtggccacctTCAGTGCCAGGCCATAAGCCCCTTGGAAGGAATTACTATCCCGGATCAGGAAGGTTCCAGGGTCTCTTTCCTTCAAAGCAGCGATTGCTACGGTTAAACGAAAGCAAGGTGTTAGCGACTGGAGTGGTGGAACACACAGTAGCTCTTTTTAGACTTAGGGTAAGAGCAAAACCTTTTGTTTGGGGGAAATATGTGACCTGAGATTCTAAATTCCAGCTCATCAGCATGACTTTGTCTGGCGTTTATCAACAAGgattaactgcactttttttaaccTGGCGTCAACAAGGAATGTTAAGAAAAGAACTAAGTGGACCTAGATTAAAGCAGtaaggcaacactaaattggccctagggtgtgaatgtggtcagtctatctgtgttggggcgacttgtccagggtgtaccccgccttttgccagaatgcagctgagataggctccagcaccccccgcgaccccgtaagggacaagcggtagaaaatggatgcatggatggactaCAATGTCAGTTCTTTAGTAGTGAACTAGTTACTCTTGTGCGTAGACATTGTGTCGTTGATGTTGCATGTGAAATGTCCGCTGAAACGCGGTAATGcacgtgtggaggggggcgtggcctgcgggcctgccgcggaacggggcgttgccaggaccggcttcgaagacagcgacaggtgcgtggaAGGccaaggtgggccttgttatctaatcacctgtcgcctttattagcagcagccgtgatgagacgagtagtcggggttggaggtgctgctgagcggacgCAGCAGACAAAGACactttgctgaaaagcaaaagcctctgcacctttttatgacaataaaacagtgttataccctgaaattcctggctctcctggcagtgtgtggtggtctggcTTGTTGGGCGCcaaatgtagaggttgccctctagtgggttcttcggaccaccacacactgccaggagagccaggaatttcagggtataacaccgttttattttcataaaaaggTGCAGAGGCTTTTGCTTTTTAGCAAAGTGTCTTTGTCTGCTGCGTCCTCCAACCGCgactactcgtctcatcacggctgccgctaataaaggcgacaggtgattagataacaaggcccacctgggccatctacgcacctgtcgctgtcttcgaggccggtcctggcaacaccccgttccgcggcaggctcgCAGGCCACGCCACCCTCCACAGCACGTTTTTAAACATGaatttttgcgtcaaaatataaATTCTGCgttttttaataaaatgaaaaaaacgaATAGGATCCAAACAAAATGTGTTGAACGCTCGCCTCGGCCGCAGGTACTggctgttcctcttgcctaaacacAGCACTGACTTGCAGGAAGAGGAGACGATCAAGAGCAccgaaacaagctcgctagttagctaacCATTTTGCTAGCTTACTTACTCTGTTTGCTTTCAGAGTCACAACGTTGACGACTCTCTATTTtgatgctaatcatatttggatgattactatctgaacactgttagttccgaaccagttgtagttctagatcAGCGGTGTCAAAATCGTTTACACTaatggccacatcgcagttatgtttggccccacagggctgcttctaacagtgaatactattattacacaatttttttatgcattttatttgtagattttttttaaaactaaaatgtaaaaaaaatattgtaagtttcaataatttcacctcaatttttggtgtgtattactgtaaatggaaaaacagtactgctgtttttatggtaaaaaataaataaaggcagttcagttgccagaattttactgtaaaatttacattcgttttttttttatgttaaaaaaaaaactgcaattttacagtaaaattttggcacctgagctgccagtttgtttttaagtttttttaccgcaaattaacaactgtagatttttcggtgtataactgtaaatgccaaaacggcaccacagttaattacagtaaaaaaaaaaaaactgtttttttcatttagagaaaaatgctgtaaaaaccacagtaaatttcacaatttcccCATGAAATCAATTGCTACATTTactttgcacaatttgatggataacttgcttagaaatcattattagtatttatttatatttaaaaaatggtttgaatgtttgataacaaatgtttgcataattagacaatatttaagttaacataatttacatatatattttttctcccaaaatagaaataaataatacatttagtaagaaaagttacagtactttattgatacatattatttccaggctttcgagggccaaataaaacgaAGTGTGTTCTAGAGTATTtcttagtagccagcgagaaagtatatttttgacgtgacggatgtaaacagaggtcacaacaccggaaATATATCacccgagggggcgtggctacaggatagagttgccaaatcaGAGTTTTTAGCATGCATGTAATACAATTTTACATGACATTTTCAATGGTAATAATGTTAGTACATTATTTGGTAGAAAAACAAATAGTtgtgtggtacattacatgggacatgtaagtgtcaaaaagacagccaaaagaggttggtagatgagaataaatgtaaaggtaaaatatattgcaggaaatgtagtcttgattttcaaaattgtatttcgggatttgcgtggcagcactttgtgctgatGGAAATGTTCCTTGTTTGTTTATCTCAATTGTCCTCAAAAGATGCTCACATCCCTGTACATTAAGAGCTGTACTCTCTCAATGTCCAAATATGAACAGTGGTTTTTACACTTACTATGGTTATGATGCAGGTTTTGCattgacactggaacagattatttcaaTGTCCATGACTTCCTatggtacaaaacccaaaaccagtaaagttggcacgttgtgtaaatggtaaataaaaactgaatacaatgatttgcaaatccttttcaacttatattcaattgaatagactgcaaagacaagatacttaacgttcaaactggtgaactttgtttctttttgcaaatattagctcatttggaatttgattcttgcaacatgtttcaaaaaagctggcgcaagtagcaaaaaagactgagaaagttgaggaatattcatcaaacactcatttggaacatcccacaggtgaacaggctcattgggaacatgattgggtataaaagtagattccatgaaatgctcagtcattcacaaacaaggacggggcgagggtcatcactttgtcaacaaatgcatgagcaaattgtccaacagtttaagaacaacatttctcaatgagctattgcaaggaatttagggatttcatcacctacggtccgtaatatcatcaaaaggttcagagaatctggagaaatcactgcacgtaagcagcaatgcccgtgactttcaatccctcaggcggtactgcatcaaaaagcgacatcagtgtgtaaaggatatcaccacatgggctcaggaaccttcagaaaaccactgtcagtaactacagttcgtcactacatctgtaagtgcaagttaaaactatactatgcaaagcgaaagccatttatcaacaacacccagaaacgccgcgaggtcatcaaagatggactgatgtaaattggacgtgtccacatttcaaatcggcGTGTCTtccttctgtttttatttacgatttacacaacatgccaacttcactggttttgtaaaagGTGTTGCAATAAAAGCTTTACCTTGCTCCCTGGAGATGCCGGACTTGTACCAGAACCTGGAACTATCCTGGACAAACTTCACACTGACTCTATTCCCGTTCTCACGCTCCTCCGACCCAAAAACGTCGTTGTCAGGGGGTGCGATCTCCCCCACCGTGGGCGAGAAGGTGACGTGGTGCTGATGCTGAGCGGTGCCTGACTTCACGGTCTCCGGCCCATCACTGGGTGACCCGGGCTGGGAGGGTGCGTGTCTCTTCTCCGGCAGGGGCGGCTGAGGGTGAGGAAGTGGAATGGAGATGGTGGAGTAGCCGGAGGTGGATGGCGGCTGGAGCTGTGCCGAGGAGTAGCAGTGTTTCTTGTTGCCGTCTATGGCGGGATTGTGCTCTAGGTGGTGGTGGTGAGGAGCATGGTTGGAATGGTGGACTTCAGAGCCGCTCATCATGAGCTTTCGACCCAGCGTGGCAAAACCAGGAACTGGGCTATCAGAGACAGGGGAGCCCTCCGTGCTACTTGGTGCAACCTGGACGGAAGCTGCTGGATGTGGAGATGTCGGTGCACTTGTGGTATCTGGGCTGCTTTTGGGGGGCGGTGGAGAACATCCATTGACCTGTGCGTTGGTGGCTTGAGTCTGGCTCGGAGGGTGGCACACCGCCTGGGACGCTGAGAACGGCACGGCGGCAGCCTCGGACGGGTGTGGAGTCTCCAGGGTGGGAGGTTGGTGGCGGTGGTCCGATGGATGTGAGGCGACAGAGTCCAGACAAGTGTTGTGTGTTGATGACGGCGCCACCTGGCTGCAGTGCTGCGGTTGTGTTGTCGAGGGCGGGACAGTCGGTGCGGTGCTGTGGTTGTGGGATTCTGAGTGCGACGGTTTGCCATTCGCCACATGTGGCGAGGATGAGGAGTCAGTGCTGTTAACTGATGGGATTTCTGAGGACTGCTGGACGATGTTTTCAGAGGAATAATGTCCATTCTGAGGTTGGGAGGCCACAGAGTCACTGCTGATGACTGCTTTACGGACGTCATGTTCTCTCCCTGGACTGGGACTAAAATAGAGAAATGAAAGTTATCGTTTCATTATTCCTGTCTACAGCTTTTAGAAATATTCACATTTAAAATCCATGAGTGTTTCTAGCAAACAAGACAacacaaatgttaaaaaatgcctgCCCACCACCCAGGGAAACCAGGTAGAAACATAGCACACTGTTAAAGCTTAACCAATTTttaccatccatcttcttccgcttatccaagttcgggtcgtgggggcagcagcctaagcagggaagcccagacttccctctccccaaccacttcatCCAGCgcttcccgggggaccccgaggcgttcccaggccagccgggagatgtagtcttcccaacgtgtcatgggtcttccccgtggcctcctaccggtcggacgtgccctaaacacctccctagggaggcgttagggtggcatcctgaccagatgcccgaaccacctcatctggctcctctccatgtggaggagcagcggctttactttgagctccccccggatgacaaagcttctcaccctatctctaagggagagccctgccacccggcggaggaaactcatttcggccgcttgtacccgtgatcttgtcctttcgttcataacccaaagctcatgaccataggtgaggatgggaacgtaaatcgaccggtaaattgagagctttgccttccggtccagctccttcttcaccacaacggatcgatacagcgtccgcattactgaagacgccgcaccgatcccgcctgtcgatctcacgatccactcttccctcactcatgaacaagactcccaggtacttgaactcctctgctTGGAGGAGACGCTGCCCTAttttttaccataacaatgtaaaaggttaataCGGGCctctcaccttttttttataataggcgtttgttttaatgaatatttaggcctactacgctactgtatttgaatgtttGTTTAAGTGTTTTCTGATGTAGGACTGGGTGAAAACCACGGCACTAGATAATGTCACACGTTTCTTCTGACACAAGCCAAAAAGCTATGTTTTTACACATTCATTCAGTTTTTGAAAGTATTCACGCTGGCTGGAGTTTTGTTCAAATATGCGTGTTGGTAAAGACCTAGCCTAAAATCAGGGGATACCTTTCCGGTGTGCGAAGAGGACTGCTAGAGTGGACGGGCGTGGACGGTCCAGACATGTCGGACGGGGTGGAACAAGCACCCTGACCATCTCTGTGGGCCCTCCTGAAGGATCCGTTGGTGATGTGGTCTCTCCAGCCAACACTTTCATTGGAGTTCCGAAGGCCGTCTATAAGTGGAAGTGAACAAACCGCAACGTTTAGTCGCAGCAGGAAACAAACACGTACGTCTGCATGACTCACCAGTGTGTGAGTCAGGGCCGTATGACTGCGGCGCGTCTGGATGTGGACGGTGGTGGTTGTGGTTATGCTCAGCTGACCCGTTGCTATGGCTGCAGGGTCCCGGTGCGGAGGATGGGGGCAGCGGCGAAGTGGACTCGGACTGGTAGCCCGAGGCGTAGCCCCTGCTCTCGGACGGCGATGGCTGGTACGGTGAACATGGACACGCCTGTCGGGGCGTCTggtagccactgctgctgctgctgtactTGAGGTCGAGGTGGGAATGAGCGTGGGAGCGCGAGGCCTCAGGATATGCGGGGTGGCATGACGGCAAGGGATCAAAGGTGAAGGCGGGGTGATTGTGACCCTGTGGGCCGTAGGAGGGAGTGACGTCCCTCCTGTGCCAGTAGTCCGCCTCCCTTTCTCTTTCCCACTGAAGCTCCGCCTCCCTGTCTCGCTCCCAAGGGAGGGACAACTCCCGGCCTCGTCTCTCCCAGTGGATCTCCGAGCTTCCTCCTCTTCGTAGGCCCGCCTCCCTCTGCTGAAGCTCCGCCTCTCGGTCCCAGTGGAAACTGTCGCCGCGGTCGAGCCTCAAGCCGTGATAGGCCGCCGCTTCTTCTCTCCTGATGCTGCAGTCTCTGCACAGGCAGCCAGGGGGCGGCAGCCCGTCCATTAGCATTATGTCGTGGTAGGGCGCGTTGGCGGTGGACTTGGCGTGCGGATGGTGGTGGCTGTGAGGCGGAGGAAGATGATGGTAGGGGCCGTAGT encodes the following:
- the tns2a gene encoding tensin-2 isoform X3, encoding MFSGKMSKSAKGEPHAFKEKTFKKRRQCSVCHQNVDNIGSFCRVCKTATHRKCEAKVTTACIAAPANDLQRRGTAPSRNTQHLGSTKSLTYTKQRNTLPRSFSVDRVMERVMERHYDFDLTYITERIISVFFPPKLEEQRYRLNLKEVAAMLKSKHQDKFLLLNLSERRHDMSRLNPKVHDFGWPDLHAPPLDKICAICKAMETWLTSDPQHVVVLHCKGNKGKTGVIIAAYMHYSKISAGADQALSTLAMRKFCEDKVASSLQPSQNRYIYYFGGLLSGAIKMNSSPLFLHQVLIPSLPNFQGEGGYYPFLKIYQSMQLVYTSGIYDLQGSGGRRLCVTIEPALLLKGDIMVKCYHRRAQTADRDTVFRLQFHTCTIHGAQLWFGKGELDGACTDERFPSDATVEFVFSTGPEKIKGREYHKNDPAVTVDYNTADPVVRWDSYENFNQRYQDSLEDIAHTRGPVDGSLYAQIKKRRGQSSGSLSSTNGSSPGAEDRPDHFLPQRSDSALSAHSSPFNQSFMHPDHHEDPIRPPPPTRQEREELERLLGGIEGSRDADRETAILDDGDSSPSERNETPGLSRSCSCRAGYRSQRCAEPGCDRTLLMPNGYCLDRAPGTNGHHRATPSHSPNPAAQPSHMDLCQHYSPHPQHSLPPPDLVWDRQSNQQHFLHRSCSEAPSSRHHCPYPSLDAHSHAHHHPLSAPSRLCYREDDYGPYHHLPPPHSHHHPHAKSTANAPYHDIMLMDGLPPPGCLCRDCSIRREEAAAYHGLRLDRGDSFHWDREAELQQREAGLRRGGSSEIHWERRGRELSLPWERDREAELQWEREREADYWHRRDVTPSYGPQGHNHPAFTFDPLPSCHPAYPEASRSHAHSHLDLKYSSSSSGYQTPRQACPCSPYQPSPSESRGYASGYQSESTSPLPPSSAPGPCSHSNGSAEHNHNHHRPHPDAPQSYGPDSHTDGLRNSNESVGWRDHITNGSFRRAHRDGQGACSTPSDMSGPSTPVHSSSPLRTPESPSPGREHDVRKAVISSDSVASQPQNGHYSSENIVQQSSEIPSVNSTDSSSSPHVANGKPSHSESHNHSTAPTVPPSTTQPQHCSQVAPSSTHNTCLDSVASHPSDHRHQPPTLETPHPSEAAAVPFSASQAVCHPPSQTQATNAQVNGCSPPPPKSSPDTTSAPTSPHPAASVQVAPSSTEGSPVSDSPVPGFATLGRKLMMSGSEVHHSNHAPHHHHLEHNPAIDGNKKHCYSSAQLQPPSTSGYSTISIPLPHPQPPLPEKRHAPSQPGSPSDGPETVKSGTAQHQHHVTFSPTVGEIAPPDNDVFGSEERENGNRVSVKFVQDSSRFWYKSGISREQAIAALKERDPGTFLIRDSNSFQGAYGLALKVATPPPNINNHSSKVGDPLEHLVRHFLIETGPRGVKIKGCQNEPYFGSLSALVYQHSITPISLPCALKILEKDLIGDVQELQPVSNISTAADLLKQGAACNVLYLNSVETESLTGPQAIAKATDATLGRSPRPAATVVQFKVTSQGITLTDSQRRVFFRRHYPVNSVTFSSLDPKDRRWTNTDNTTVKVFGFVAKKPGSMAENVCHLFAELDPEQPAAAIVNFINKVMLSQRR